The Marasmius oreades isolate 03SP1 chromosome 11, whole genome shotgun sequence genome includes a region encoding these proteins:
- the RHO1 gene encoding GTP-binding protein Rho1 — protein sequence MDTSYQASSSSVPTKKPDLKRKLVVVGDGGCGKTCLLIVYAENRFPEAYIPTVFENYVTQVHFEGKEVELALWDTAGQEEYDRLRPLSYPESDVILIVFSIDFPTSLANVQDKWYPEVAHFCEGTPLILVGTKIDLRGDEQTKRMLGAQGQKAVSSQQGAAVAKEIGAKYIECSAKTGQGVRDVFNLALKESMKGMWGKIVKRRPPCVVI from the exons ATGGATACCTCTTATCAAGCTTCATCATCCTCGGTGCCCACCAAGAAGCCCGATTTGAAGCGGAAACTCGTTGTTGTTGGTGATG GTGGATGCGGAAAAACATGTCTTCTCATAGTTTACGCTGAGAACCGTTTCCCGGAG GCGTATATTCCGACAGTATTCGAGAATTATGTCACTCAAGTCCATTTTGAAGGAAAGGAGGTTGAACTAGCGTTGTGGGACACAGCAGGCCAAGAGGAATATGATAGATTGCGGCCACTCAGTTACCCTGAGAGCGACGTAATCTTGATTGTGTTTTCTATCGACTTTCCGACTAGTCTTGCGAATGTGCAGGACAAG TGGTATCCTGAAGTTGCTCATTTCTGTGAAGGCACACCGCTCATACTCGTCGGCACCAAGATTGATCTTCGAGGCGACGAGCAAACTAAGCGCATGCTCGGTGCACAAGGGCAGAAAGCTGTTTCGTCTCAACAAGGTGCTGCAGTTGCCAAGGAAATCGGAGCAAAATACATAGAATGCTCAGCAAAAACAGGACAAGGTGTTCGGGACGTATTCAATCTCGCGCTGAAGGAGAGCATGAAGGGCATGTGGGGAAAGATAGTTAAAAGACGACCACCGTGCGTCGTCATCTGA
- the MDH1 gene encoding Malate dehydrogenase, cytoplasmic: MTRDDLFNTNASIVRDLAAAVGRVAPEAHILVISNPVNSTVPIVAKTLEKAGVFDPKRVFGVTTLDVVRAARFLSEVTGAKPNDTPVTVVGGHSGPTIVPLLSQSNYGKGVKGEVYDKLVHRIQFGGDEVVKAKDGAGSATLSMAYAGARFTNSLLRGLNGEKGVTTPTFVKSPLFVDRGIDFFSSNVELGPNGVEKIHPIGPLSAEEEKLMEACLPELKKNIEKGKAFVA; this comes from the exons ATGACTCGGGATGATCTCTTCAAC ACCAATGCCTCTATCGTCCGTGACCTCGCCGCAGCTGTGGGCCGTGTTGCTCCTGAGGCCCACATCCTCGTCATCTCCAACCCCGTCAATTCCACGGTCCCCATTGTTGCCAAGACCCTCGAAAAAGCTGGTGTCTTTGATCCCAAGCGTGTTTTCGGTGTCACCACCCTCGACGTTGTCCGTGCCGCCCGTTTCCTCTCCGAGGTTACAGGCGCCAAACCCAATGATACACCCGTCACTGTCGTTGGTGGACACAGTGGACCTACGATCGTCCCTCTGCTCTCCCAGTCTAACTACGGAAAGGGCGTCAAGGGTGAGGTTTACGACAAGCTCGTTCACCGGATTCAATTTGGTGGAGATGAGGTTGTGAAGGCAAAGGATGGAGCTGGAAGTGCGACCTTGTCGATGGCTTATGCTGGTGCTAGGTTTACAAATAGTTTGTTGAGGGGATTGAATGGCGAGAAGGGGGTTACTACGCCCACTTTCGTCAAGAGCCCACTGTTTGTTGACCGGGGGATTGACTTCTTCTCGTCGAATGTTGAACTTGGT CCCAACGGTGTTGAAAAAATCCACCCTATTGGACCCTTGTCggcggaggaagagaagctcaTGGAGGCTTGCTTACcggagttgaagaagaacataGAGAAGGGCAAGGCGTTCGTTGCTTAG